One Thermococcus sp. DNA segment encodes these proteins:
- a CDS encoding CPBP family intramembrane glutamic endopeptidase has translation MIEFAVALLLWLLIFVPSSIIASLTSRGSPKKAGFVMQLTMFPLSFAVMGAPRRIGKVWIRLEHRIYPPAFILGFGASFVINLLEGSPSVPMEEFMPGGMERLLLLLLLAPLGEEALTRALVEGYLLSYGHFWDAIIFSAMLFALPHWAAYGKSERKRVVVTAGAFILGSVAGYLFALGA, from the coding sequence ATGATTGAGTTCGCCGTTGCCTTGCTCCTATGGCTGTTAATTTTCGTGCCCTCTTCCATCATAGCATCCCTCACCTCCAGGGGGAGCCCGAAAAAAGCGGGCTTTGTGATGCAGCTAACGATGTTTCCCCTGTCGTTCGCCGTTATGGGAGCTCCTCGGAGGATCGGAAAGGTTTGGATTCGTCTGGAACACCGAATATATCCCCCCGCGTTCATCCTCGGCTTTGGGGCCTCTTTCGTGATAAACCTGCTCGAGGGAAGCCCTTCAGTCCCAATGGAGGAGTTCATGCCAGGAGGGATGGAAAGACTCCTCCTCCTGCTCCTCCTCGCCCCGCTGGGCGAAGAAGCACTCACCAGGGCTTTAGTTGAAGGATACCTCCTGAGTTACGGCCACTTTTGGGATGCGATAATCTTCTCGGCCATGTTATTCGCGCTCCCTCACTGGGCAGCCTACGGGAAAAGCGAACGGAAAAGAGTCGTTGTAACAGCCGGAGCCTTCATCCTTGGCTCCGTCGCCGGATACCTCTTCGCCCTTGGGGCATAA
- a CDS encoding transcriptional regulator, which yields MLDELAKLSKSPLGNPTRLAIALYLLSREKATFTSLRKALKLTAGNLEFHLKALEEAGIVRTYYGFGRRPRKFIEITDAGVEELGKVLEILRGVIE from the coding sequence ATGCTCGATGAACTGGCCAAGCTTTCGAAGTCGCCACTCGGCAATCCGACGAGGCTGGCAATAGCCCTCTACCTCCTGTCAAGGGAGAAAGCGACATTCACCAGTCTGAGAAAGGCTCTAAAGCTCACCGCCGGAAACCTTGAGTTCCATCTCAAAGCGCTTGAAGAGGCCGGAATCGTGAGAACCTACTACGGCTTCGGCAGAAGGCCGAGGAAGTTTATCGAGATAACGGATGCGGGTGTTGAAGAGCTGGGGAAGGTTTTGGAGATCCTTCGGGGGGTCATTGAATGA
- a CDS encoding TIGR04140 family protein: MRIVETPISLNELEEISEKSGANVRLTLLGKVERNGIPLGRVLIEGSPEEIERFMEKLRLARAGG, encoded by the coding sequence TTGAGGATTGTTGAAACGCCGATTTCCCTCAACGAGCTCGAAGAAATCAGCGAGAAGAGCGGGGCTAACGTGAGACTGACCCTCCTCGGAAAAGTTGAGAGGAACGGCATACCCCTTGGCAGGGTCTTAATTGAAGGCTCTCCAGAGGAAATCGAGCGCTTCATGGAAAAACTTAGACTAGCAAGGGCCGGGGGTTAG
- a CDS encoding ATP-binding protein: MRAVEERLVESIVRRTIDTAEARLRKYVFTPTGEKRPERKPLTDLKEEVELFLKIRENKLLVLYGLRGVGKTTMLAQMYFKLLPQIPRERLVYVSLDKLRPLGISLNDFLQAYERLLGERIEELSQPTFLFIDEAHYDENFGTTVKDLHDSASNLMIVVTGSSSLPLKLDPDLMRRAKKLRVPPLTFTEYLLLKKGIRIPGELSMALKRAFLNCDFSGIQEKLGGVLLKFTERDVEDYLIQGSLPIYLTSGNPLEDAYEILRKIVEVDLVREGLSETTREKVLGLLLLLASGESLAYDDLSSTLGLAKATVEKMIEKLEDLEVIFPVRAYGSLGKVARKTPKYKFLAPMLRSAVLYEFGLFERDSKTLGMLLEDAVALYLHLLAKEKKLGLHYDAQKGGADFILKGHTTGVVVEVGWGRKSVRQVVKTMKKTGLTCGVVVHNGPLKKKGEVWFLPRELLLLML, encoded by the coding sequence GTGAGGGCTGTGGAGGAAAGACTCGTGGAAAGCATTGTGAGAAGAACCATTGACACGGCTGAGGCAAGGCTTAGAAAGTATGTATTTACCCCAACTGGAGAAAAAAGACCTGAGAGGAAACCCCTCACGGACCTTAAAGAGGAAGTCGAGTTATTCCTTAAAATCCGGGAGAACAAACTTTTGGTTCTTTACGGTCTTCGTGGTGTTGGAAAGACCACCATGCTTGCCCAGATGTATTTCAAACTTCTCCCCCAAATCCCAAGGGAGAGACTCGTTTACGTCTCCCTCGACAAGCTTCGTCCGTTGGGGATAAGTCTGAACGACTTCCTTCAGGCCTACGAGCGTCTCCTCGGCGAAAGAATCGAAGAGCTCAGCCAGCCAACCTTCCTGTTCATCGACGAAGCCCATTATGATGAGAACTTTGGGACTACGGTGAAAGACCTCCATGACTCCGCGAGCAATCTCATGATTGTGGTTACCGGATCTTCCTCACTCCCCCTTAAGCTTGACCCCGACTTGATGAGAAGGGCCAAGAAGCTCAGGGTGCCACCTCTTACCTTCACCGAGTACCTGCTTCTGAAAAAGGGGATAAGAATTCCCGGGGAGCTTAGTATGGCTCTAAAGCGCGCATTTCTCAATTGTGATTTCTCCGGAATCCAGGAGAAGCTTGGGGGAGTACTGCTAAAGTTCACTGAAAGAGACGTTGAGGATTACCTCATTCAAGGCTCGCTACCCATTTACCTAACTTCCGGGAATCCGCTTGAAGATGCTTATGAGATACTGAGAAAGATTGTTGAAGTTGATTTAGTGAGAGAAGGGCTTTCTGAGACGACACGGGAAAAGGTTCTTGGTCTGTTACTTCTTCTCGCCTCCGGCGAAAGCTTAGCATACGATGACTTGAGCTCAACTTTGGGGCTTGCCAAGGCGACTGTAGAAAAGATGATTGAGAAGCTTGAGGACCTCGAAGTCATCTTCCCGGTAAGGGCCTACGGTTCTTTGGGCAAAGTCGCTCGAAAGACTCCGAAGTATAAGTTTCTGGCACCAATGCTCAGGAGTGCAGTGCTTTACGAGTTTGGACTCTTTGAAAGGGATTCAAAAACACTCGGCATGCTTCTTGAGGATGCCGTAGCGCTTTATCTTCACCTGCTTGCCAAGGAAAAGAAATTGGGGCTTCACTACGATGCCCAAAAAGGCGGTGCGGACTTTATCCTGAAGGGGCACACTACAGGAGTTGTGGTTGAGGTCGGTTGGGGGAGAAAGAGCGTCCGTCAGGTTGTCAAGACCATGAAGAAGACGGGATTAACCTGCGGTGTTGTGGTACACAATGGTCCTTTGAAAAAGAAGGGCGAAGTATGGTTCCTGCCGAGGGAGCTCCTTTTACTGATGCTCTAA
- a CDS encoding TIGR00269 family protein: MECSVCGRPAVYHARYTGRYYCRKHFNEMVEKKFKETVKKYRLIKRGERIAIGVSGGKDSVVLMHLLAKLREKFPFELVAITIDEGIAGYRPPSVEIARKNAKKLGIEHRIYSFKEYIGFTLDETVKIMGSFEKGERVGACSYCGVWRRWLLNYAAKDVGADKLAVGHNLDDEVQMFIMNILRGDIARLGRTGPYYEEIHPELVPRIKPLREIPEKEIVLYAVLNNIEVDLSECPYAVEAFRAEIRDWLNEMEEKHPGTKYQILRSYDKLFPLIAKTYTKKTSELNRCKICGQPTTGEICKACAFRLQVERKAREKGLTFRVG; encoded by the coding sequence ATGGAGTGTTCTGTTTGCGGGAGGCCGGCGGTCTACCATGCACGTTACACGGGGAGGTACTACTGCAGGAAGCACTTCAACGAGATGGTCGAGAAGAAGTTCAAGGAGACCGTGAAGAAGTACCGTCTAATCAAGAGAGGCGAGAGGATAGCCATCGGGGTCTCCGGGGGAAAGGACAGCGTAGTTCTGATGCACCTCCTGGCGAAGCTCCGCGAGAAGTTCCCCTTCGAGCTGGTTGCTATAACGATAGACGAAGGCATAGCCGGTTACAGGCCTCCCAGCGTTGAGATAGCAAGGAAGAACGCGAAAAAACTCGGAATAGAGCATCGTATCTACTCCTTCAAGGAATACATCGGCTTCACGCTGGATGAGACCGTCAAGATAATGGGGAGCTTCGAGAAGGGGGAAAGAGTGGGTGCCTGCTCCTACTGCGGCGTCTGGAGGCGGTGGCTTCTGAACTACGCGGCTAAAGACGTCGGAGCGGACAAGTTAGCGGTGGGCCACAACTTAGATGACGAGGTCCAGATGTTCATAATGAACATCCTCCGCGGGGACATAGCCCGACTGGGCAGGACGGGTCCATACTACGAGGAAATTCATCCGGAGCTTGTCCCCAGGATAAAGCCCCTCCGTGAGATTCCCGAGAAGGAGATAGTTCTCTACGCGGTTCTGAACAACATAGAGGTTGACCTGAGTGAGTGCCCCTATGCCGTTGAGGCGTTCCGTGCCGAAATCCGTGACTGGCTCAACGAGATGGAAGAAAAACACCCCGGCACCAAATACCAGATTCTCAGGAGCTACGACAAGCTCTTCCCGCTGATAGCCAAGACCTACACCAAAAAGACGAGTGAGCTGAACCGCTGTAAGATATGCGGCCAGCCGACGACGGGGGAGATATGCAAGGCATGTGCCTTTAGACTTCAGGTGGAGAGGAAGGCCAGGGAGAAAGGGCTGACTTTCAGGGTTGGGTGA